CATTTTCCGCGTGAGATTTGTATACCCTGTAGCAGCAATATGTTTTCAAGTAAACACGGTCGTACATATCGGTACATATGTAAGTATTGGAtacataatttatacaaaCATATGCGTAGTTGAGTAAAGCAAACTGAACTCGACTACatcaattttacaattatctGAATCCTCCCGATCAGGTGAAATAAAAGGCTAGAAACGCAACCTAATCGATTTGATGCCTGGCTTCGGTTATTAACGCTAAGAGGGCGTCCAGCTTTAGGTCTTTGAACCGCTCAAAGTGGTCCATTAGCGGCTGAATCGCATCCGACTCGATGGCCGCCGAGATGGTCTGATTCTGAATGGTGCGATTAAGGCAGGACGCTACCTGTGCCAAAAATTCTCGCCACCTCTGCCTGTTTTCCTCGATGAGGGTGGAGTCCGTTCGGGAAACATATAATTCCTCGGCGCGCAGTATAAGGGCAACCAGTGAAAGGATTCCGAACTACAAGCGAAGCAATCAGTTGGTACGTTTTAGCAAACAAAAGTAGGGATAACTTACGCGACTGCAGAAGATGCCCGTCAGCTTCTTGTCGTTCAGCGTGATGGCTGCTGAAATGCTCACTAGGTTCTCGAAACTGGCCTTGCTGATGTGCTTCTTAAATTCTGGATAGAGTGCGTACAAGAGTCCCTCAACATCGTCCTTGTCCTTCTTCACTACGGTCTGGAGCGAACAGAAGACACCGCTCCAAACTGTCCAGCAAACGCTTTGATCCGCAATGAAGGGCATAATGCGACGGAGAAGAATCTACAAGGATAAAGTATTGTTGCGTTACCAtacttttcaatattttccccAACTCACCTTTCCCTTGCGCACATTCATCATGGACACCACCTTGTCAAAGGCCAGACCCGCCCTTAACTTATTGACCAGAGCCGACCTCGTCTCCACCTCGTAGTTGAACTTGTTCTTTAATTGCGGATTCATGGTCTGCGGATTGGCTGCCTCGCCGGCCCGTTCTTCGGCCGTTTTGTTGGCCAACTCCAGCTGCTCTAGGGCTGCGATACGCTCGGcctcctttttctttttcagctcTATGGTGGCCATGACCTCGGGGCTCTCCAGATCCTCCAGCTTGAGCAGATAGCGGTACAGCGTCTCGATCAACAGCAAAATGTGACGCGACTTTCGCATGCTGCTCGGATTGACTTCGCTGCTTGCCGAGGGCAGCAGTGGAGTTCCTGCGTTGGATTTGGGGTTCGTGCTGGTGGAGGACGTAGCGGTGGCATCGGTGCCTGTGCTCGATTCGCCGCCCATTATGTCGGCGTCTATGATTTTGCGCGGCGCCGTCACACTGCCATACTGCAGCTTGCCCAGCGAGTTCTCAAATTTCAACGGCGAGAAGATGTAACCGGtcaggttgttgttgttgccaccaGGCCCATTGTTCGTGCTGCCTCCGCCCGTGCTGCTGGTGTTCTCCGAGTTGCGGCGCTCGCGTCCATGGCCATTGCGAGTTCCATTCTTGTTGCCCAGCTGGACGAGGATGAGCTGCGCATGGCCGCGCGGCTGGGTGAGCGGATGGTTCAGCTGGTTGTCCTTGTGCGCCTGGCTGTTGCGCATCTGCCCGTTCTGCTGAGCCTTGCGTTCCCTGTGCACCGTGAAGTAGTAATCGTCGATGTACGGCGTGTCCGTGTTCAACTGCGACAGCTGGATCCCAATCAGCCAGTGCTTGTCACGGGTACTCATCAGGTTCGCGTACTCATCGTACTCCTCCAATGGATAGTTCCCATCCGGACGCCGaccgagctgctgctgctgctgcatctggTTCTTTTGGCGGTCGCTGACCACGGAGCCGGCACGGCTTTGCTGCATCTGCCGGGCCACGGCGGCCTGCTGGAGCAGCGGATGGTTCTGCTGGATCTCCTGCACCAGCCTCATGTTAAACATGTTGTACATGGAGTTTGGCTGCTGACCGAGCAGGCTATTGGCCGACTGCAGTGGATGCGGCGGCATCCGCGGCTGCTGCATCTGGTGCGGATGTGGCGGCTGCATGAAGGCCGCCGGATGGAGGCCAGCGGCGCGCATTGCATTGAAGCTCGGATGCATGGCAAAGTTGTTCAGAGCCGTGGGCAGGGCGTGCGGATTGGGCAGTGGGCGCTGGTTGCCGCCGGGCAACGGAAAGTTGGGCGGCAAGTGCTGGGGCATCAGCGGATGCTGCGGCAGTTGGGGCATATTGCCGGGCATACCCGGCGGATAGATAAAGCCGGGAGGCGCTCGATTGCCACCCATGCCGTTTAGTTGCTGCTGCGACGGCGGTGTCGGGAGCAGCTCGGGCAGTTGATGGGGACCAGGGAAGCCCAAATTTGGCCTGGGTGGAGAGGTCTGCGGCGTTCCCAAGAAGCCAGGAGGTGCTGTGAATcgaaattttaatgtttatgtTAGCCAGAAATTGGATCTTGAGAAGGGGActcaatatttatatttggtttCAATGTTTTTCCAACTAATAAAGCACACAAATGGCTGGCTTACCcttgtgttgctgctgttgtaaCGCCTGCTGCTGCGGGGGCTGCTTCTGCTGATGCATCATAGTTGGTGTGGCCACCTGCTGCCTGTTGCTCAGGCTGAAGTCGTCGAACATCTTTCGCTCTGTTGATGGCTGTTGATGGtgatgctgctgcggcggcggctgttgttgctgttgctgcttggGCATTGCCTGCTGGATAATCATATTGCGTTCAATGTCCTCGAGAGTGGTGATCTTTGGCCCGGCCTGCTGCGATGGTGGCGGCGGCAGGTGGTGCAGCGGGAAGTTGGCATTAGTCTCCGGCGGAGGCTTCATctggtgctgttgctggtgcggCTGCTGTGGCTTGAAGGCGCTGCGCAGGGGCTCTCGAAAGAGTGGCTGGTTGTTCGGAAATGGCTGCGACGCCCAGACGGCAGAGTCCAGATTGATCCGATTGCTCAGACCACTGGCCTCGCTGTCGGCAAATGTGGAAAGGTCCATGTCGTCCAGCTTCATCGAAGAGAGGTTCAACTCCAGGTCGGAATCGCCAATATGGCGCGCCTGCCTGAAGGGGGCATTGAACGGGGCCGGTGTAGAGCCGATGGACGACGGACCGGACGACAGCAGGTTCTGGTGCCGAAAGGCTCCATTGCCATGGTCGGGAAAATCCACATCCGTGCTCCCGCCAGCAGACGCGTCTGCGGGCCGCTTGCGCACCCGCTCGCCATTGCCGCCGAGGCGCACCATCGTCTCGTGGGCCTCCTCCCAGTCGCCATTTATCGCCGATCCGAAGGTTTCGTCGTTCAGTGCATCATACTCCTCCTCCGCAATGCGCCCGTCGCCACCGTCCTCGTCCTGGGGATGCAATTGatacaaatacatttaaatcaCGCTCGTCCACGGCCCCCGCTGGCCTTCGATTGCCCCCTTTTGCGAAACCTCCGGAGGTGAAAAGCGCACACGAAGAGGCTGTTTCGAAGAAAAATCTCCACTCAAATGCCGCTCCCGCCGGGCCAGATTTCTTTCCCCATAAAACTACACCCGTGGAGGCGCCCCTTGCTCACCGGTATAGTTGTATCGAAGCCGAAAAACGAGTCATCCATGGCGAAAAACtattgctttaaaaaaaattatcatgACTTGTCAGTGACAAGTTGTCACCAGTGTGACCTAGCGATGGCCGGTCGGGCGGCTATCGATACCACTATCGAAAGAGCAGCTATCGattgcattttattaattaattaattgcaactaaagttaattaaataaagcttTTAAATCTTTGTTtctgtaaaattaaaattaaactaaaaaaagaaagaaattattttgcaatcgcagtgaaggagtcatctCCGACCCTTTACAtcatatgtatacatttttggcaaaaaaaaatctcaaatatttcaaaaattttattagaattatcaattttaaaaCTGCCAATGctggaattaaaaaaaaaaaattaattaaatggtcgagttataatatttttttttttatttttactaataactataaatttaagaaatctttttaaattccatatgtGCATTGCACATACCTTAGGTCTTCTTGGTGGTATATGAAggccttaaattaaaaaaataattaatttaaaaaaataaataaaaaatatttataataattaataaataataattaccaCCACAAAAAAGCTTTGCGaatggaaattaataaattttagcCTTAGTTATGGTCGATTTCAAATTCAACGCCTGATTCAAAATGCAAGGGTATACCAATTTCGGCATCTAGAGCCTACAAtccttaataattaaataaaaataaattgaaatatttaaaattttattttttactgcAAAGACTACCCCATATAATCACTGGACAGGCGATATCCTGAACCAGTTCCGAACTATCGGTTAGTTCGTTGCCAGCACATCCCTAAATTACTGGTTCTTTTTGAGAAGACTGATTATTTTCCAAAACAACTTATTTAACCCGTGGAAGGAGCTTAAATGAAGCGAAAAACGAGTGAAATTTGGTGTTTCTTCCGGG
Above is a genomic segment from Drosophila kikkawai strain 14028-0561.14 chromosome 3R, DkikHiC1v2, whole genome shotgun sequence containing:
- the Patr-1 gene encoding protein PAT1 homolog 1; this encodes MDDSFFGFDTTIPDEDGGDGRIAEEEYDALNDETFGSAINGDWEEAHETMVRLGGNGERVRKRPADASAGGSTDVDFPDHGNGAFRHQNLLSSGPSSIGSTPAPFNAPFRQARHIGDSDLELNLSSMKLDDMDLSTFADSEASGLSNRINLDSAVWASQPFPNNQPLFREPLRSAFKPQQPHQQQHQMKPPPETNANFPLHHLPPPPSQQAGPKITTLEDIERNMIIQQAMPKQQQQQQPPPQQHHHQQPSTERKMFDDFSLSNRQQVATPTMMHQQKQPPQQQALQQQQHKAPPGFLGTPQTSPPRPNLGFPGPHQLPELLPTPPSQQQLNGMGGNRAPPGFIYPPGMPGNMPQLPQHPLMPQHLPPNFPLPGGNQRPLPNPHALPTALNNFAMHPSFNAMRAAGLHPAAFMQPPHPHQMQQPRMPPHPLQSANSLLGQQPNSMYNMFNMRLVQEIQQNHPLLQQAAVARQMQQSRAGSVVSDRQKNQMQQQQQLGRRPDGNYPLEEYDEYANLMSTRDKHWLIGIQLSQLNTDTPYIDDYYFTVHRERKAQQNGQMRNSQAHKDNQLNHPLTQPRGHAQLILVQLGNKNGTRNGHGRERRNSENTSSTGGGSTNNGPGGNNNNLTGYIFSPLKFENSLGKLQYGSVTAPRKIIDADIMGGESSTGTDATATSSTSTNPKSNAGTPLLPSASSEVNPSSMRKSRHILLLIETLYRYLLKLEDLESPEVMATIELKKKKEAERIAALEQLELANKTAEERAGEAANPQTMNPQLKNKFNYEVETRSALVNKLRAGLAFDKVVSMMNVRKGKILLRRIMPFIADQSVCWTVWSGVFCSLQTVVKKDKDDVEGLLYALYPEFKKHISKASFENLVSISAAITLNDKKLTGIFCSRFGILSLVALILRAEELYVSRTDSTLIEENRQRWREFLAQVASCLNRTIQNQTISAAIESDAIQPLMDHFERFKDLKLDALLALITEARHQID